A window from Mytilus galloprovincialis chromosome 8, xbMytGall1.hap1.1, whole genome shotgun sequence encodes these proteins:
- the LOC143085268 gene encoding uncharacterized protein LOC143085268: MNRNRFRQLVNCCVRRRFKRIYTYLILIVGCCLYLLKKNVPANVLMPCEFEAVAPDKSVLKLLQGQPVKCRMWQPFAYINQSGHLHLNTTAINDANFTISEFKCDYRSILMDGLNAVKWSPRVKFIEPVFVYNEFIYVICNITNGTTVYSNFHFNLNPKVNKRKILNETTDQLSVVIIGFDSVSRFVAEQKLSKTLDFFENSLGAYPIKGYTSIGDNTLPNLLAVLTGKTIPESILSTRTIPVLFQEVLSRGYIDCYAEDWASYLVPFVAKYPNYTHYFRSVILANENKDLHVSQLSSVTMKHKKLSTNPICIGNEFKHKIIFEYSKQCFEKYKKKRKYVFMWNNQVSHHNPQSLSLADEDTKQFIEWMNSTGNLKNTVLLVISDHGPRYGKFAQTDFGRITRNNPLLSIYIPHHVKETFPNIRKKLKVNENRLTTPFDLYETLKDIIFSNLEKREKENNLFNSRGTSLFREIDKQRSCYEASIGESYCPCYASQPTSLADDRVQLVTIFAIDWLNQMITDHNVSCAHLKLKSVKSARIQFTPSLNYDRNENRYIINFYTYPGNGLFQAIVLKDVEKISLLGNVDRLNEYGNQSSCITEKLAHTGLRKYCYCQS; this comes from the coding sequence ATGAACAGGAACAGATTTCGTCAGCTTGTTAACTGCTGCGTTAGACGGCGCTTCAAACGTATTTACACATACTTAATTCTCATAGTTGGATGCTGTTTATaccttttaaagaaaaatgtgcCAGCAAATGTTTTAATGCCATGCGAGTTCGAGGCTGTTGCCCCGGACAAGTCAGTTTTGAAATTACTCCAGGGTCAACCAGTGAAATGTCGAATGTGGCAGCCATTCGCATATATCAACCAATCAGGGCATCTTCATTTAAACACCACTGCAATAAATGACGCCAATTTTACCATTAGCGAGTTTAAATGTGATTATAGGTCAATTCTAATGGATGGTTTAAATGCAGTGAAATGGTCACCAAGAGTAAAATTTATAGAACCAGTTTTTGtgtataacgaatttatctaTGTTATTTGTAACATTACTAACGGGACCACAGTGTATTCAAACTTTCATTTCAACTTAAATCcaaaagtaaacaaaagaaaaatattaaacgaGACAACTGATCAATTGAGTGTTGTCATTATTGGGTTTGATTCGGTATCAAGATTTGTAGCAGAGCAAAAACTGTCAAAGACTTTAGACTTTTTCGAAAACAGTTTAGGGGCCTACCCTATAAAGGGTTATACCAGCATTGGGGATAACACATTACCAAATTTGTTGGCCGTTCTTACAGGGAAAACCATACCAGAATCTATTCTAAGTACAAGAACAATACCTGTTTTATTCCAAGAAGTATTAAGTAGGGGCTATATAGACTGTTATGCAGAGGACTGGGCTTCATACTTAGTGCCTTTTGTTGCTAAGTATCCAAACTACACTCACTATTTCCGTAGTGTAATTTTAGCGAACGAAAACAAAGACTTACATGTTTCACAACTTAGTTCTGTGACAATGAAGCATAAAAAATTGAGTACTAATCCAATATGCATTGGTAatgaatttaaacacaagatAATTTTCGAGTATAGCAAACAATGTTTTGAAaagtataaaaagaaaagaaaatacgtATTTATGTGGAATAATCAGGTATCTCATCACAATCCACAGAGCTTATCTTTAGCGGACGAAGACACAAAACAATTCATAGAGTGGATGAATTCCActggaaatttgaaaaatacTGTATTGTTAGTAATAAGCGACCACGGACCACGTTATGGTAAATTTGCTCAGACAGACTTTGGAAGAATAACCAGAAATAATCCGTTATTGTCAATTTACATACCGCATCATGTCAAAGAAACATTTcctaatattagaaaaaaattaaaagtcaaCGAAAACCGATTGACCACGCCATTCGATTTGTACGAAACATTAAAGGATATCATCTTCAGCAATttagaaaaacgagaaaaagaaaacaatctgTTTAACTCAAGAGGAACCAGTCTATTTCGTGAAATTGACAAACAAAGAAGTTGCTATGAGGCTTCAATAGGGGAAAGCTATTGCCCATGTTATGCTAGTCAGCCAACATCACTTGCAGACGATAGAGTTCAATTAGTAACTATTTTTGCAATAGATTGGTTGAATCAGATGATTACAGATCATAATGTATCATGTGCTCATTTGAAATTGAAGTCTGTGAAGTCTGCGAGGATTCAATTCACCCCATCTTTGAATTATGACAGGAATGAAAATCGTTACATTATAAATTTCTATACTTATCCAGGCAATGGCTTATTTCAAGCTATTGTATTAAAAGATGTTGAGAAAATTAGCCTATTAGGAAATGTAGATAGACTGAACGAATACGGTAATCAGTCTAGTTGTATCACAGAGAAGTTAGCACACACAGGCCTCCGTAAATACTGTTATTGTCAATCATAG